A single region of the Eleginops maclovinus isolate JMC-PN-2008 ecotype Puerto Natales chromosome 16, JC_Emac_rtc_rv5, whole genome shotgun sequence genome encodes:
- the bcl2l12 gene encoding uncharacterized protein bcl2l12 isoform X1, translating to MCESAGCNSSVSSVSSISSISLVEIKVETHLVLQAFLHRTLSIPLKERPGTVGGLYRDPSKFSSKPQPKAKDGGDPQAADITSADEKKTGFKDFIKQLPLNNSIRRPAKDPRGSLDRDSRSKAVRDLRDDDVRTPSSTSEEEEGEKKQPKKLNQKKIKRKISRFFKKRIEKEKEEKDKEREKERDKEKDKERDRDGTRPQRPSTLPIDKQLEPPPDIISPNHPPEFYEEVAEKLEQIARRTTSKKTLCPTAPSPTAVWDKEAVVQQLAQVLSLEGDSINTKSYCIFLQIQTDPFLRSSLARLSYASFAKLLDTYSGSEVLDPPALQLAASPTLRRMAVTMEVTRRIVTATGAQRMQGYAESYMETFAPWVKSQGGWENVVDLEEPSEYD from the exons ATGTGCGAGTCTGCAGGTTGCAACTCCTCCGTCTCCTCggtctcctccatctcctctatCTCTCTGGTGGAGATTAAGGTGGAGACTCATCTGGTCCTGCAGGCTTTTCTCCATCGGACCCTCTCCATCCCCCTGAAGGAGAGGCCCGGCACAGTGGGAGGGCTCTACAGAGACCCCAGCAAGTTCAG CTCCAAACCACAACCAAAAGCAAAGGATGGGGGGGATCCTCAAGCTGCAGATATCACCTCAGCAGACGAGAAGAAGACTGGATTCAAGGACTTCATAAAGCAGCTGCCTCTAAATAACAGCATACGCCGGCCCGCCAAAGACCCTAGAGGCTCCCTGGACCGGGACAGCCGGTCGAAGGCCGTCAGAGACCTGAGAGAC GATGATGTCAGAACCCCCTCCTCTACatcagaagaagaggagggcgAGAAGAAACAGCCCAAGAAGCTGAACCAGAAGAAGATTAAAAGAAAGATCTCCAGGTTCTTCAAGAAAAggatagagaaagaaaaagaggagaaggacaaagagagggagaaagagagggacaaagagaaggacaaagagagggacagagatgGAACTCGTCCTCAGAGGCCTTCCACGCTGCCAATCGACAAACAGCTTGAACCCCCCCCGGACATCATCTCACCCA ACCACCCTCCGGAGTTCTATGAAGAAGTAGCAGAGAAGCTGGAGCAGATTGCCCGGAGGACCACCAGCAAAAAGACACTGTGTCCCACAGCCCCATCCCCAAcag CAGTGTGGGACAAAGAGGCTGTGGTGCAGCAGCTGGCTCAGGTTCTGTCTTTAGAGGGGGATTCCATCAACACTAAG TCCTACTGTATCTTCCTCCAGATCCAGACGGACCCCTTCCTTCGCTCCAGCTTGGCTCGTCTCTCCTATGCTTCCTTTGCCAAGCTTCTCGACACGTACAGTGGCAGTGAGGTGTTGGACCCCCCCGCCCTGCAGCTGGCAGCCAGTCCCACGCTCAGACGTATGGCAGTAACCATGGAGGTGACACGCAGGATCGTGACGGCCACAGGTGCCCAGCGCATGCAGGGCTACGCTGAGAGCTACATGGAGACCTTCGCCCCCTGGGTGAAGAGCCAGGGAGGATGG GAGAATGTGGTAGACCTGGAAGAGCCTTCAGAGTATGACTGA
- the bcl2l12 gene encoding uncharacterized protein bcl2l12 isoform X3: MCESAGCNSSVSSVSSISSISLVEIKVETHLVLQAFLHRTLSIPLKERPGTVGGLYRDPSKFSSKPQPKAKDGGDPQAADITSADEKKTGFKDFIKQLPLNNSIRRPAKDPRGSLDRDSRSKAVRDLRDDDVRTPSSTSEEEEGEKKQPKKLNQKKIKRKISRFFKKRIEKEKEEKDKEREKERDKEKDKERDRDGTRPQRPSTLPIDKQLEPPPDIISPNHPPEFYEEVAEKLEQIARRTTSKKTLCPTAPSPTAVWDKEAVVQQLAQVLSLEGDSINTKIQTDPFLRSSLARLSYASFAKLLDTYSGSEVLDPPALQLAASPTLRRMAVTMEVTRRIVTATGAQRMQGYAESYMETFAPWVKSQGGWENVVDLEEPSEYD, translated from the exons ATGTGCGAGTCTGCAGGTTGCAACTCCTCCGTCTCCTCggtctcctccatctcctctatCTCTCTGGTGGAGATTAAGGTGGAGACTCATCTGGTCCTGCAGGCTTTTCTCCATCGGACCCTCTCCATCCCCCTGAAGGAGAGGCCCGGCACAGTGGGAGGGCTCTACAGAGACCCCAGCAAGTTCAG CTCCAAACCACAACCAAAAGCAAAGGATGGGGGGGATCCTCAAGCTGCAGATATCACCTCAGCAGACGAGAAGAAGACTGGATTCAAGGACTTCATAAAGCAGCTGCCTCTAAATAACAGCATACGCCGGCCCGCCAAAGACCCTAGAGGCTCCCTGGACCGGGACAGCCGGTCGAAGGCCGTCAGAGACCTGAGAGAC GATGATGTCAGAACCCCCTCCTCTACatcagaagaagaggagggcgAGAAGAAACAGCCCAAGAAGCTGAACCAGAAGAAGATTAAAAGAAAGATCTCCAGGTTCTTCAAGAAAAggatagagaaagaaaaagaggagaaggacaaagagagggagaaagagagggacaaagagaaggacaaagagagggacagagatgGAACTCGTCCTCAGAGGCCTTCCACGCTGCCAATCGACAAACAGCTTGAACCCCCCCCGGACATCATCTCACCCA ACCACCCTCCGGAGTTCTATGAAGAAGTAGCAGAGAAGCTGGAGCAGATTGCCCGGAGGACCACCAGCAAAAAGACACTGTGTCCCACAGCCCCATCCCCAAcag CAGTGTGGGACAAAGAGGCTGTGGTGCAGCAGCTGGCTCAGGTTCTGTCTTTAGAGGGGGATTCCATCAACACTAAG ATCCAGACGGACCCCTTCCTTCGCTCCAGCTTGGCTCGTCTCTCCTATGCTTCCTTTGCCAAGCTTCTCGACACGTACAGTGGCAGTGAGGTGTTGGACCCCCCCGCCCTGCAGCTGGCAGCCAGTCCCACGCTCAGACGTATGGCAGTAACCATGGAGGTGACACGCAGGATCGTGACGGCCACAGGTGCCCAGCGCATGCAGGGCTACGCTGAGAGCTACATGGAGACCTTCGCCCCCTGGGTGAAGAGCCAGGGAGGATGG GAGAATGTGGTAGACCTGGAAGAGCCTTCAGAGTATGACTGA
- the bcl2l12 gene encoding putative uncharacterized protein DDB_G0271982 isoform X2, protein MCESAGCNSSVSSVSSISSISLVEIKVETHLVLQAFLHRTLSIPLKERPGTVGGLYRDPSKFSSKPQPKAKDGGDPQAADITSADEKKTGFKDFIKQLPLNNSIRRPAKDPRGSLDRDSRSKAVRDLRDDDVRTPSSTSEEEEGEKKQPKKLNQKKIKRKISRFFKKRIEKEKEEKDKEREKERDKEKDKERDRDGTRPQRPSTLPIDKQLEPPPDIISPNHPPEFYEEVAEKLEQIARRTTSKKTLCPTAPSPTVWDKEAVVQQLAQVLSLEGDSINTKSYCIFLQIQTDPFLRSSLARLSYASFAKLLDTYSGSEVLDPPALQLAASPTLRRMAVTMEVTRRIVTATGAQRMQGYAESYMETFAPWVKSQGGWENVVDLEEPSEYD, encoded by the exons ATGTGCGAGTCTGCAGGTTGCAACTCCTCCGTCTCCTCggtctcctccatctcctctatCTCTCTGGTGGAGATTAAGGTGGAGACTCATCTGGTCCTGCAGGCTTTTCTCCATCGGACCCTCTCCATCCCCCTGAAGGAGAGGCCCGGCACAGTGGGAGGGCTCTACAGAGACCCCAGCAAGTTCAG CTCCAAACCACAACCAAAAGCAAAGGATGGGGGGGATCCTCAAGCTGCAGATATCACCTCAGCAGACGAGAAGAAGACTGGATTCAAGGACTTCATAAAGCAGCTGCCTCTAAATAACAGCATACGCCGGCCCGCCAAAGACCCTAGAGGCTCCCTGGACCGGGACAGCCGGTCGAAGGCCGTCAGAGACCTGAGAGAC GATGATGTCAGAACCCCCTCCTCTACatcagaagaagaggagggcgAGAAGAAACAGCCCAAGAAGCTGAACCAGAAGAAGATTAAAAGAAAGATCTCCAGGTTCTTCAAGAAAAggatagagaaagaaaaagaggagaaggacaaagagagggagaaagagagggacaaagagaaggacaaagagagggacagagatgGAACTCGTCCTCAGAGGCCTTCCACGCTGCCAATCGACAAACAGCTTGAACCCCCCCCGGACATCATCTCACCCA ACCACCCTCCGGAGTTCTATGAAGAAGTAGCAGAGAAGCTGGAGCAGATTGCCCGGAGGACCACCAGCAAAAAGACACTGTGTCCCACAGCCCCATCCCCAAcag TGTGGGACAAAGAGGCTGTGGTGCAGCAGCTGGCTCAGGTTCTGTCTTTAGAGGGGGATTCCATCAACACTAAG TCCTACTGTATCTTCCTCCAGATCCAGACGGACCCCTTCCTTCGCTCCAGCTTGGCTCGTCTCTCCTATGCTTCCTTTGCCAAGCTTCTCGACACGTACAGTGGCAGTGAGGTGTTGGACCCCCCCGCCCTGCAGCTGGCAGCCAGTCCCACGCTCAGACGTATGGCAGTAACCATGGAGGTGACACGCAGGATCGTGACGGCCACAGGTGCCCAGCGCATGCAGGGCTACGCTGAGAGCTACATGGAGACCTTCGCCCCCTGGGTGAAGAGCCAGGGAGGATGG GAGAATGTGGTAGACCTGGAAGAGCCTTCAGAGTATGACTGA
- the bcl2l12 gene encoding uncharacterized protein bcl2l12 isoform X4 translates to MCESAGCNSSVSSVSSISSISLVEIKVETHLVLQAFLHRTLSIPLKERPGTVGGLYRDPSKFSSKPQPKAKDGGDPQAADITSADEKKTGFKDFIKQLPLNNSIRRPAKDPRGSLDRDSRSKAVRDLRDDDVRTPSSTSEEEEGEKKQPKKLNQKKIKRKISRFFKKRIEKEKEEKDKEREKERDKEKDKERDRDGTRPQRPSTLPIDKQLEPPPDIISPNHPPEFYEEVAEKLEQIARRTTSKKTLCPTAPSPTVWDKEAVVQQLAQVLSLEGDSINTKIQTDPFLRSSLARLSYASFAKLLDTYSGSEVLDPPALQLAASPTLRRMAVTMEVTRRIVTATGAQRMQGYAESYMETFAPWVKSQGGWENVVDLEEPSEYD, encoded by the exons ATGTGCGAGTCTGCAGGTTGCAACTCCTCCGTCTCCTCggtctcctccatctcctctatCTCTCTGGTGGAGATTAAGGTGGAGACTCATCTGGTCCTGCAGGCTTTTCTCCATCGGACCCTCTCCATCCCCCTGAAGGAGAGGCCCGGCACAGTGGGAGGGCTCTACAGAGACCCCAGCAAGTTCAG CTCCAAACCACAACCAAAAGCAAAGGATGGGGGGGATCCTCAAGCTGCAGATATCACCTCAGCAGACGAGAAGAAGACTGGATTCAAGGACTTCATAAAGCAGCTGCCTCTAAATAACAGCATACGCCGGCCCGCCAAAGACCCTAGAGGCTCCCTGGACCGGGACAGCCGGTCGAAGGCCGTCAGAGACCTGAGAGAC GATGATGTCAGAACCCCCTCCTCTACatcagaagaagaggagggcgAGAAGAAACAGCCCAAGAAGCTGAACCAGAAGAAGATTAAAAGAAAGATCTCCAGGTTCTTCAAGAAAAggatagagaaagaaaaagaggagaaggacaaagagagggagaaagagagggacaaagagaaggacaaagagagggacagagatgGAACTCGTCCTCAGAGGCCTTCCACGCTGCCAATCGACAAACAGCTTGAACCCCCCCCGGACATCATCTCACCCA ACCACCCTCCGGAGTTCTATGAAGAAGTAGCAGAGAAGCTGGAGCAGATTGCCCGGAGGACCACCAGCAAAAAGACACTGTGTCCCACAGCCCCATCCCCAAcag TGTGGGACAAAGAGGCTGTGGTGCAGCAGCTGGCTCAGGTTCTGTCTTTAGAGGGGGATTCCATCAACACTAAG ATCCAGACGGACCCCTTCCTTCGCTCCAGCTTGGCTCGTCTCTCCTATGCTTCCTTTGCCAAGCTTCTCGACACGTACAGTGGCAGTGAGGTGTTGGACCCCCCCGCCCTGCAGCTGGCAGCCAGTCCCACGCTCAGACGTATGGCAGTAACCATGGAGGTGACACGCAGGATCGTGACGGCCACAGGTGCCCAGCGCATGCAGGGCTACGCTGAGAGCTACATGGAGACCTTCGCCCCCTGGGTGAAGAGCCAGGGAGGATGG GAGAATGTGGTAGACCTGGAAGAGCCTTCAGAGTATGACTGA
- the tspan4b gene encoding tetraspanin-4: MSVSRKCLCCVKYLMFVFNLIFWLGGCGLFGIGVWLSFTQAEFSSLPLSFPSLSAANLLLVAGGITMVTGFLGCLGALKEQRCLLFMFFVILLLLVLTEVTLALVIHIFHHKLDSKAQEELKEGMKKYKSELGLKKSWDNVQKMFKCCGVTNKTDWYDVLNGTLPTSCCSVGMEQCVEGWTEPCYQKARQWLLDNIPSVLVFGVCIGVVQILALVFSMLMYCQILCAEKHVD; encoded by the exons ATGTCCGTGTCTCGGAAGTGTTTGTGCTGCGTCAAATATTTGATGTTTGTCTTTAACCTCATCTTCTGG CTGGGAGGATGCGGGCTATTTGGCATTGGAGTGTGGCTGTCCTTCACACAGGCAGagttctcctctctccccctgtccTTCCCGTCCCTCTCTGCCGCCAACCTGCTGCTGGTCGCTGGCGGCATCACCATGGTGACAGGCTTCCTGGGTTGTCTTGGAGCCCTGAAAGAGCAGCGCTGCCTGCTGTTCATG TTCTTTGTGATCCTCCTGCTCCTGGTCCTGACAGAGGTGACACTGGCCTTGGTTATTCACATCTTCCACCACAAG CTGGATTCCAAAGCGCAAGAGGAACTGAAAGAAGGTATGAAGAAATATAAATCAGAGCTTGGACTGAAAAAATCCTGGGACAATGTCCAGAAAATG TTCAAATGCTGTGGAGTCACCAACAAAACAGACTGGTATGATGTGCTGAATGGAACGCTGCCcacctcctgctgctctgtgggGATGGAGCAGTGTGTGGAAGGGTGGACTGAG CCGTGCTATCAGAAGGCCCGGCAGTGGCTGTTGGATAACATCCCCTCTGTCCTGGTGTTTGGAGTGTGTATCGGTGTTGTGCAG ATCCTGGCCCTGGTGTTCTCCATGCTGATGTACTGTCAGATTCTGTGCGCTGAGAAACATGTGGACTGA